CTATCCGCCCTGCGGCGGGGCGACCTGGGCAGGATAGCCGCGTTCTTGCGGAAACTTGTGATCCACGATCCGCTGGTGGCCGGACGCAAACAGTAGGCCGGTTCGCGCTGTGGCTTGGCCGGGATGACAATCCTTGGCTGGCGTCACATTGCCCGCCCGTCACTTAATATAGCGGAATGACGGCCCTTTGACGCCCATCAACATCACCCGTTTATCATCCATACCTGGAGCTGGGGCCACAGGCGCGTCCACGGGGCGCAGGGTGATTACGTTTTTCCCGGCGGCCACTTTTAGTCTGGCGATGGAGTTTTTACCCGGAGCGAGGGTGATTTGAGTTTCCGCTCCGCCGGATGAAATTTTCAACCCGGCGCTGGCTCGGTTGGGGGCCGAGGCGCCTATTAGAATCTCCGCCGATAATTCCACCACGCCCGCCCGTTTGGCCAAAATTTCCATTTCAGCGCCGGTGGAGTTCAACCAGAAAGCCGTGGCGCCGTTCCACTCTTCCACGCCGTTCTCGTTGTTGATGGATGTGACTACCACGCCACTCTTTTCATTTTTCAGCCATGCTTGCGTGTCGAAGGAGTACAAGCGGGCCCCGCTGGCGGACTTGAACAACAAGCGCGGAGCCGGTGAGATAAGCGAAGCTATGGCGTCGCCATAACCGTCGAACTTGTTCCACGAAAGCAGTAACGAGCCATCCCGTGCGGACTTTAAAATTTCCACCGCCGCGTCCTCGGGTTTTAAAGTGATAGCCATGGGGCGCAGGTTTTTGTGATGGGTTAATAAATCATGTGTGGGGGGCCATTGCCGGTAATAAATTGCGTGAGGTTTGCCCGATACCTCGCGCAAAACCTTTTCCAGCCCGGCGTCCGGTTCTGGCGCCCAAGGACGCGCGTCGGCAACTCCTCGCAGAACCCTTGCGCCCAATATCATGGGGCGGGTGTCGGCAATGTTCGGATTGCGGGTGTTGGGCTTGTCCAGCGGCTCTAAAGTGTATGCCCCGCCAGTTTTGTAGTAGAAAGTGGCCGGGCCTTGGCGTGGGGCCAGAACCGCCTCGCCCGATACCGATAATTTTGTGGCCGCCCTTCCGGAAACCCCCGGCGCCGGGAAAAGCTCCAGCGTTATTGGGATAATTTCGGCGCCCGACGCGATGGCCGAGAATTTTGTGGCTTCGCCACCAATCCAGAAATTTTCCACTCCGTTCACGTATTCCACGCCGTTGGGGGATTCCACGCTGGTAACCACGGAAGTTGAATCGCCGAACCGGAACGATTCCACTTGAGAAATGTCGAATATCTTGTAGCCCCGTTTCTGCTCGAAAATAAGTTTAGGCATGGGGACGAGGGTGACGCTGGCGTTGAACGTTTTGATGCTGTCGTTATTGGCCAGCAGAAACCGTTTGCCGGATGCGGTTGCAATGCGTTCAAGGGCGGCGGCGGCGTCCCTCTGGCAGGTGACCGGCTCCACGCTCCAGACGATGTTGTTAATATCCCGCGTCATTAACGGGAATATACGGGTGGCGTACCCGCCATCGATCACGGTGACGGAAATTTTCTCCGGAACGGCGGCAAGTTGTTTGAGCCTCTCCAGCGTTTCCATGGAGCCAACGCCGCTGGGCCATCCGTGATGGTATTGGAACTTGTCGTCATCGGGCACGTTCAAAGGATGGGGGGACCGGGAGAAATCCAGCCCGGAACTTATCCATTGATAGCCTGTTCCGGCCAGCAATATAGCTATCAAGGATGACGCCGTGACGGTTTTAAGGCGGTTCGCATTGACCCAATTTGCGCGTATGGCGGCGAGCCATTCCGCAAGCGCGACTCCCATAAGCATCGCCAAAGGCAGAAGACCCGGAAGGTAATAACGGGAATACCAGCCCTTGAAAATCACGATATACGCCGATGCGGAAACGGCGAAGGCCAGCCACAGGCAGGTTTTAATGCGAGTGGGTTTAGCTACCGACCAGATACCCGTCAACGCCATAAGCCCAATGAACGCGCCGCCATTAAAAATGCTCAAGCGGGAATAGAGCAGGGATGAGTTTAGAATAAGCCGCTCCTCCCAAAACCGTTTAAGCGTCAGGGGCTCGGCGGAGCCTGAATCATCCCCGCCGCCGATGAACATGTGCAGGAAATCCATATAAACATCGGCGTTAGCCAGCGCCTTTGGGAGAACAATTAGAAGCGGAACCATGGCCGAGGGTATGGCAATTAACGCCAATCGCAAGACCCGGCGCGGTTGTGCCCTTTGGGCCATGAGAATAAAGAAGATGAAGAACAGCCCCACCATGGCGGTGACCTTTGTGATCACGGCCAGGCCCAGGGCCACCCCCCCCGCGACAGCTGGAACGGGAGTTTTTGCGCTACCAGATATGGAAAAGAAGAAAAGCGCCCAAGCCAGGAAGAAACAGATTATAGGGTCATGAATGGCAAGCCGGTCGTGGAACACAACAAAAGGCATGAGGGCCCATATGATTCCGGCTACCATGCCAGAGGCGGTTCCGGCCAGGCTCCTGGTGGCGAAGAATATCCCGATGGCCGTTCCCGCCCCCAGAAGGGCGATGAACATCCGGGTGGCGGTAAGGGCGTTATCGGCGAAATGGGCAGTGGGGTAAAAAAGGGCGTATCCCAGCACCTTGAACCCCACGGTTACTTCGGAGGTGAAGTTGGCCATGGCGGCCCGCTCGATATAAATGGACTCATCAATAAACGGCCCCAAAATCCCCAGGTTGAAAACCCGGAAAGATATGGCGAGGGCGGCTATCAAAAAGACAGCCGCCAAGGTTTTCGAATTGGCCTCTTTAATCATGTTTGCGATTTTTCAGGCTGGTGGTTTTCGCGCCGCTTGGCGAAAAGGAAGAAAAAGCCCAATATCCACAACGGGAACAGAGGTATGCCCCAGCGCACGGCGTAGCCCGCGTTAATGTTGTAAAAGAAAAAATGGAGAATACACCCGCCCCAGGCGAAGGCCGATAGCCCCAGGGGGATTTTCGATAACGGCCCGATTCTAACAACGCTTCCCGCCAATAATGCCAGGAATCCGGTTGCCATTATTGCGGCCATGACGCCCCCCACCTTGTCGGTATCGGCAAACCGGCCATAGGGGAGCCCCGTGGCCATGGCCATTACCGAGTTAACCCTTTCGCCAATTGTTCCCATCCTGTACATGTCTTTAACCGCCGGGGCGATATATCCAAAATAATCACATTCGGCGTAGTTGCGGAACGAGAAAATCAAGACCCACAGGAACATGGCCCCGCCAATTGCTAGAAACACTTTCTTTCTATTCCAGGCGGATTTTAGAAAAACCTTTATTCCCCGGTTCTCCGGGTAACTTAACGCCGCCTGCCCCGCCATGAGCGCCCACGGAAGAAAATTGGGCCGCCATCCGGCCAGCAGGAACGCAAGCGCGGCGCATATCGCAAGGCTCCATCTTCCGCCCGCGCCGGAGACCAGCAGGATGATAATCGAATATATGATCAGCGAGCTGGGGTGTTCCGTAAGTCCGGCGCCCATGTAATTGTAATAGCCCAGCGCGAAATGGGCGTACAGGAAGAACAGCCCCGCGCACAACGCCCCGCGCGGGCCAAGCCCCCACCGGCGGCCCAGCGTGAGCATCCCCGTTGCCATGGCCGCCAGCGCATAAATGTCGAACATCTCCTGGGCGAACAGCGATTGGCCGAAAATAAGGTGTAACGCCGCCACAAAATAGGCGAAAGGCAGGTTCCACGTGGGCGGACATTCCACGCCGGACAGGGTGGAGTTGCCGGACATGATAACGTTAGCCCACCGCTGGAACGTGCGCCAGTCGTTCCCATCGGCGAGGATTTTAAATTTGCCGATGTCGTCTAAAAAGATGGGGCCGTAAAAGGCGAACAGCGCCAGAAACGCCGTAACGAAAACCTCCCTGCTTTTTAACCGGGATGAGCGCACCATCAACCCCACGGCCAGAAGCGCCAGGAATTTTATTGAAGAGGCCAATTTGACGGGAATCAGCGATATAAGCCAGGAGCCTTCCAGCGCGCCTTCAGGGAGGCAATTGAAACCCAGCCAGATGGCCATCATCAAAGTCCAAGCGGCAAGCGCCCGGGACGATGACATAGCCAAGGCCGTTAGCGCCCCGATGGTGAGAATGAGCGTTATAGCGGTGTCGGCAATAACACCGATACTCCAATTAAGCGCTCTGGCTGTCAGGCTGGCGGAAGGGGGTTCCGCAAAAAAAGCCCCGCTGGCCGGTTCATGGATCATCAATCCCATGTTGTCCAGAAAATATGGCGCCAGCCGCCAGCCGGGGGTCCCCCAACTGTATATTACCGACCCCCCCACAAATCCAGGGGCCGATACACCTGCAACGTCGAAAACCACGCCCCCGTCCGGGCCGGGCCGCCGGGAGGATTTATCCACTCCGGTGATACTCGAAAATTCCGGGGTGGAGCCCGCCGTGTCTAACACCAGAGATCTGGCCCCGGCGGGGGGTATGAAATAAAACCTGAAACTCAATTTAGGGTCTGGTTTATCCGTCAGACGGTTGTAATGCTCCAGGGGAAATTGGTTATGGTCAAAAATCCCTGCGCCAGCCTGGTAACAGCCCTTGCTCCAGACCCCCTCGTAAGTTTTAACCGGTTGGCCCTTTTCATCCAATGGCTGGACGCATATCCCCGAGGTAGCGGAAAATATGGAAAGGATTATTTTGCAAACCAGCGCCAGAGCTATTAATGGTTTAACGAAAGGCGCCTGCAAAAATTTCAATCCCGCCAGCGAGACAATCAACACACCGCCCACAAGCACAGCAAGGGTTTCCACATGGTTGGAGAGTGGCAGCCCATCAAAAATGTTCACGCCGCCGGAAGGGATAAGAAGGGCGCTAATGATTAAACCGGGCCAAAGCCAATCCACCCTGGCCGGAGGAGAGGACTCAAGCCGGTGTGCGAACTCCTGTCGGGCCAGGCGGATGGTTTTGATGTACCCGTTCAACACGCCAATGGATGTAAGGTAAAGAGCCGCCAACAGGATGAACACCGGCCATCCGAACATAACCAGCGGTTTAAGATATATAGGGAGAGCCGGTTTTATGGTGATGGTATCTATGGTTACCCACGAACCGCTCACGCTCTGGATGGAAACATCAATGCCGGGCGACGGGGCGACGGTTTCCGGAACTGTGAATGAGAAACCGGCTTTGCCCCACCGGTGCGCATGCCCCAGGTTAGCTGGCGACTGGAAAGTGTCGAGCAGTTTGTCGTCCACCCGGATTTCGATAACCGGCGGCTGGTCGGGATGGCTGTCGGCCAGGGTTATTTCAATGTCGAAAGGCCCAGCCACCGGGGATATTAACCTGATGGATTTTTTTTGAGGCCCGGCCCAGCTGTCCAGCGGACCCGGAAGCTGAGCCGGTATGGTGTTTAACAGGGGATGGGCTTGTACGCGCTCCCTGTCTCTCCAGAACCCCTCGCCGGCCAGTTGAGACTCCCCGCGGATTGAAAGGCTTTCATGGCAATTGAAGGCCAGGCGCGCCGTGGCCACAGCCAACAAGACAAACGCCAGCCCCACAACCAGAAGGCCCGTTTTTCTACGCCGCATGGCGGATAATCTGCACGCCGGTGTTTGACATTTAACGATATTTTTATCACACCCTGCCCGGCGGGACAAAACCGCTCTGTGCCAATGGGGGCTTTTACAGTATCCTTATGTACTCGTTAACCAGACGATGAAGGTGTTTTGGGGAGCCGATGAGGGGAAATATAGTAAGAAACATGGTTTTCGCCCTGATATCCAGGGGGATGCAGATCACCGTGTCTTTCGTCATGGTGATCGCCGTGGCCAGATACCTTTCGGTGGAAGGTTACGGGACTTATTCTTATGTGTTGGCGTTCGCGGCCTCCATCATGACCCTTTCCTATTTCGGCATCCAGAATATCCTGGCCCGGGAAATAGCCAAAGATAACTCCAAAGCCTCCATCCATTACGGCGCCGCCACCATGTTGCGGGGGATGATGTCCGCCTGCGCGGTGACGGCCCTGCTTATAGCCATATTTTTCACCGAAAAAGGGGAAATACCTTTCTGGATATTTCTCGTGGCCGCCGTTTCCGAGGCCATGATGGGGTTCACCCTGCTTCAGCGTTCGGTGTTCCAGGGGCTGGAGCGGATGAAAAGCGTGCCCATACTCACGTTCATCCAGTCCACGGGGCTGGCGGTGGCGGTGACGCTGGTGATAGTGGCCGGGCTGGACTATTACTGGTTTTTCGTGGCCACCATGGTCTCGTACATTCTGCAACTATTCGCGGGGTCGCGGGCGCTCAGCCAAATCGGCGTATCCGCGCTGGGGCGAGGGTTGGACCGGGGTTATCTGAAGAAATTCCTGGGCGACTCGCTGGTAGTAGGCGTCGGCGTGATTCTTTATAAAAACCTTTTTCTGATAAACGTTCTGGCCATCAAGTGGTTCAGCGGCCTGTCGAACCTGGCTTTTTTCCAGGCGGCCCATGGGCTTGTTCTCCAGTCGCAAATCCTGCCCATGTCCCTCTCGATGGCGGTGTTCCCGGTGGTGGCGCGGCTGGCGAAAGATGATTTGCAACAGGCCTCGTTCATTCTTGGCAGGGCCGTTAAATATTCATTGTTGTTGAGCGCCGGGGGGGCCGTATTATGCTCCGCTTTTGCCGGCGAACTTATGCCGTTAATCTATGGCGCTAAATATGTGGAATCGGCCAACGCCTTCCAGGTGCTGGCCTGGGCCATGCCGGCCCTTTGGCTGGACCTGTTGTTAAACGGCGCCCTGATGGCCATTAACCAGCAGAAATACAGCGTCATATACGCCGGGCTGGCCTTGGCGATAAACGCGGGGCTTGCCCCCATATTTATACCTGATGGAGGGCATGTGGCCGCCGCCTGGCTGGCCACAGGTTCTTACACTTTCACCAGCGCGTGTTCGCTTTATTTTCTCCGTAAAGCGGGGATGGTTTTTCCCGCCGGGCGCTGGATAGCGCAGGTCGCCCTGATGGCGGCCGTCACATGGGTAACCATATTGGTCATCAAACCCCTATCCCTTCCGGCGGCGGTTTTAGCGGGCGCCATGGTTTATTTAACAGCGTTGTTCGCCACCCGGGCTATTTCAATGGATGAAATAAAAAAACTTAGGGCCGTTTTGCGGGACAGGCCGAAGAAGGACGATAAAACGGCGCCCGGGTTATGAGGTGGCGCTTCTTTTTTGAACTCACCCGCCAATTGCATTAAAATTGAATGATATATATATCGTAGTGGGTTAAGGGGGCTAATGACTAAAAAGAACGTGGTTTGGCATCATGCTACTGTCACCAGGGACAAACGAGAGAAGCAAAACGGCCATAGAAGCGTCGTAATCTGGTTTACCGGGTTATCCGGCGCCGGGAAATCCACCCTTGCCCATGCTGTTGAAGAACGGTTGCATAACATAGGATGCAGGACGTTTGTTCTGGATGGTGACAATGTGCGCCATGGCCTTTGTTCCGACTTGGGGTTCTCGAAAAAAGACCGGGAAGAGAATATAAGGAGGATAGGAGAGACCTCCAAGCTTTTCATCGAAGCTGGGGTTATCGCCATTACGGCGTTCATATCCCCTTTCCGGGCAGACCGGGAGAGGGTGCGGAACCTGATGATGCATGGCGACTTCCTTGAGATATATTGCAAATGTTCCCTGGAGACCTGTGAAAAACGGGACGTAAAAGGGATGTACAAACGCGCCAAGGCTGGCGAGATTCCAGAGTTTACCGGCATTTCCTCCCCATATGAGGAACCGGTAGATCCTGAACTGACTGTGGATACCGATGGGTTCACGGTGGATCAGTCGGTGGACCAGGTTATGGATATGCTGGCCACCAGAGGAGTAGTGAACGGCGTGACCGCCAACCGCCGCTAGAAGTATTTGTATGAAAGTAACTTTGATCTCGCCGTACCCGGATATTACCGCGTTTGGCCTAAGGACGTTATCCGCCCATCTGCGCGCCGCCGGATTTAAGACCCGCCTGCTGTTCCTGCCAGATCCATTCGGCGACGATTTTGTGGACGACCCGGAAAACCGCTATCCCGCAAGCGTTATGAATCAGTTGGTGGCGTTATGCGAAGGCTCCCAGCTAATCGGCGTAACGCTGATGACCAACTTTTTCGATGGCGCCTCGCAGATAACCAGGTCCATCAAAGGCGGTCTGGGCTCTGTCCCCGTGATATGGGGAGGCGTGCATCCCACCATCCGGCCTGACGAATGTATGGAAATAGCGGACATGGTGTGCGTGGGAGATGGCGAGGACGCCTTGCTTGAGCTTACAAAGAAGATGGCCGCAGGCCAGGATTACAGCGGCACGCCGAACCTGTGGGTGAAACGGGGCGGGGAGGTAATTAAAAACCCATTGAGTCCCCTGCCCAGGGACCTAGACATATATCCCGCGCCCGATTACAGCATGGAAGACCATTTTGTATTGGTGGATGGCGACATCAAACCGCTGGACCATGACATCATGGAGCGGTTTCTCAAAAAGGGCACCGTTTCGGGGATGTTGGGCAAAACAGGCTACCAGACCATGACCAGCCGGGGTTGCCCATACGCCTGCACATACTGCATTAACGATACCGTCAACGAAATGTACGGCGGCAAGGGGAAGCTTAGGTGGCGGTCGGTGGGGCATGTGATGGAAGAGCTTTCATGGGCGCGACAAAACATGCCATATGTGGATTTCATCTGGATATCCGACGACGAGTTTTTCGCCCGGAAACTGGAGGATATCCGTGAATTCTGCGTGCAGTATAAAGAGAAGATAGGCGTTCCTTTCTCATGCCTTGTGAGCCCTCTTACGGTGTCCGAGGACAAAATGGGCCTTCTGGTGGACGCGGGGCTTGTGTATGTGCAGATGGGGGTGGAGTCCGGCTCGGCGCGGATGCAGGAGCTTTACCGCAGGAAGAACATGAACAACACCCGCATGATAAAAGCCATGCGGATAATAAATTCGTTCAAGGATAAAATGGCGCCCCCCAGCTACGACTTTCTGCTGGACGCCCCGGAAGAAACCGACGCGGACAGGATTGAAAGCCTGCGGCTGATAGCCGACATCCCAAAGCCGTTCCGCCTGCAACCGTTCAGGCTGATACTTTACCCCGGCACCCAGCTTCATAAAGAGGCGATGGATCAAGGCCTGATCAAGGACGAACGCGCAGAGATATACCGCAAAACCTACACCATGCGGGAGCCAACATATTTAAACCTGCTCATAACCCTGGCCAAGGGGGGCAAGATGCCTGGACCTTTGCTTAAGGCGTTGGTGAGCAAACCCGTGGCCGGAACGCTGAACAGCCAGATCATGCGGCCCTTCATCAAGTGGCTCTACATCCTTTTAAGGGGCGGGTACCACCTGGCCAAGGCCACCCTGGGGTAAAAAAGATGAAGGTTCTTCTGGTTCAGGCCTGGCTGGGCGGGGCGGAGTCCCCCGTTTACCCCATTGGGTTGGCCAGCATCGCCGCAACCCTCAACGGACATGATGTAAAGGTCTTCGACCCGAACGTGTCGGCCCGTCCATACGAAGATCTGAAAGAGATCACGCAAAGTTTCGCGCCGGACGTGGCGGGAGTCTCCTTGAGGAACATAGATTCCACCAACAAACGGGTGGTGGTGTTCTATTACGAACGGCTCCGGGAGATGATAGACGTCATCAAGTCCGCCGCGCCTCATACTAAAATCGCGGTGGGCGGCGCCGGGTTCTCCATGTACGCCGAAGAGATCATGAGAGACGAGCCCCGCATTGATTACGGCGTATATCTGGAAGGGGAGGAGGTTTTCAACCGTCTGTTGGACAGATTAGCCGAACCGGAGAAAACCGCTTCTGTCTATTACCGCGCCAACGGCTCCGTGGCTTTCTCTGGCCCCGGGGTTCCGCCGAGCTTCAATCGCCTGCCCGCGCCGGCCATGGATTTGGTCCCGGTAGAAAGCTACGCGCCGTTCCGAGACTCCATAGGGGTGGAGACTAAACGGGGTTGCGCGTTGAATTGCATCTATTGCATATACGGATTCCTCAATGGCAGGGAATACCGCTTAAAGGATCCCTCACGGATAGTGGACGAGATAGAGATCCTTGTGAACCGCCACGGCGCGCAAAAATTCACCTTCGTGGATTCAGTGTTCAACATACCTAAAAGCCACGCCGAGGCCATAATGAGGGAGATGATAAAACGCCGCGTTCAGGCGAAATGGTCGGCATGGTTCAACGAAAAGGGATTCACGCGGGAGTTCGCCGAACTGGCAAAGGAAGCCGGATGCTCTAATTTCATCATGTCGCCCGACGGGTTTTCGAACGAGTCTTTGAAAGCCCTGGGAAAGAACATCTCGCGCAAAGACATACTGGAGGCATACAGCGTTTTAAGGGATATGGACGGGGTGGAGGTTAGCTATAATTTCTTCAAGAACCCGCCCGGGCAGACCCTGCCGAATTTCATCGCCATGGCGCTGTTCTGCGTCCGCGCCAAGAGGGCCATGGGCAGGCGCGTCCAT
This DNA window, taken from Nitrospinota bacterium, encodes the following:
- a CDS encoding glycosyltransferase family 39 protein, which encodes MIKEANSKTLAAVFLIAALAISFRVFNLGILGPFIDESIYIERAAMANFTSEVTVGFKVLGYALFYPTAHFADNALTATRMFIALLGAGTAIGIFFATRSLAGTASGMVAGIIWALMPFVVFHDRLAIHDPIICFFLAWALFFFSISGSAKTPVPAVAGGVALGLAVITKVTAMVGLFFIFFILMAQRAQPRRVLRLALIAIPSAMVPLLIVLPKALANADVYMDFLHMFIGGGDDSGSAEPLTLKRFWEERLILNSSLLYSRLSIFNGGAFIGLMALTGIWSVAKPTRIKTCLWLAFAVSASAYIVIFKGWYSRYYLPGLLPLAMLMGVALAEWLAAIRANWVNANRLKTVTASSLIAILLAGTGYQWISSGLDFSRSPHPLNVPDDDKFQYHHGWPSGVGSMETLERLKQLAAVPEKISVTVIDGGYATRIFPLMTRDINNIVWSVEPVTCQRDAAAALERIATASGKRFLLANNDSIKTFNASVTLVPMPKLIFEQKRGYKIFDISQVESFRFGDSTSVVTSVESPNGVEYVNGVENFWIGGEATKFSAIASGAEIIPITLELFPAPGVSGRAATKLSVSGEAVLAPRQGPATFYYKTGGAYTLEPLDKPNTRNPNIADTRPMILGARVLRGVADARPWAPEPDAGLEKVLREVSGKPHAIYYRQWPPTHDLLTHHKNLRPMAITLKPEDAAVEILKSARDGSLLLSWNKFDGYGDAIASLISPAPRLLFKSASGARLYSFDTQAWLKNEKSGVVVTSINNENGVEEWNGATAFWLNSTGAEMEILAKRAGVVELSAEILIGASAPNRASAGLKISSGGAETQITLAPGKNSIARLKVAAGKNVITLRPVDAPVAPAPGMDDKRVMLMGVKGPSFRYIK
- a CDS encoding flippase; translation: MRGNIVRNMVFALISRGMQITVSFVMVIAVARYLSVEGYGTYSYVLAFAASIMTLSYFGIQNILAREIAKDNSKASIHYGAATMLRGMMSACAVTALLIAIFFTEKGEIPFWIFLVAAVSEAMMGFTLLQRSVFQGLERMKSVPILTFIQSTGLAVAVTLVIVAGLDYYWFFVATMVSYILQLFAGSRALSQIGVSALGRGLDRGYLKKFLGDSLVVGVGVILYKNLFLINVLAIKWFSGLSNLAFFQAAHGLVLQSQILPMSLSMAVFPVVARLAKDDLQQASFILGRAVKYSLLLSAGGAVLCSAFAGELMPLIYGAKYVESANAFQVLAWAMPALWLDLLLNGALMAINQQKYSVIYAGLALAINAGLAPIFIPDGGHVAAAWLATGSYTFTSACSLYFLRKAGMVFPAGRWIAQVALMAAVTWVTILVIKPLSLPAAVLAGAMVYLTALFATRAISMDEIKKLRAVLRDRPKKDDKTAPGL
- the cysC gene encoding adenylyl-sulfate kinase, with protein sequence MTKKNVVWHHATVTRDKREKQNGHRSVVIWFTGLSGAGKSTLAHAVEERLHNIGCRTFVLDGDNVRHGLCSDLGFSKKDREENIRRIGETSKLFIEAGVIAITAFISPFRADRERVRNLMMHGDFLEIYCKCSLETCEKRDVKGMYKRAKAGEIPEFTGISSPYEEPVDPELTVDTDGFTVDQSVDQVMDMLATRGVVNGVTANRR
- a CDS encoding B12-binding domain-containing radical SAM protein; its protein translation is MKVTLISPYPDITAFGLRTLSAHLRAAGFKTRLLFLPDPFGDDFVDDPENRYPASVMNQLVALCEGSQLIGVTLMTNFFDGASQITRSIKGGLGSVPVIWGGVHPTIRPDECMEIADMVCVGDGEDALLELTKKMAAGQDYSGTPNLWVKRGGEVIKNPLSPLPRDLDIYPAPDYSMEDHFVLVDGDIKPLDHDIMERFLKKGTVSGMLGKTGYQTMTSRGCPYACTYCINDTVNEMYGGKGKLRWRSVGHVMEELSWARQNMPYVDFIWISDDEFFARKLEDIREFCVQYKEKIGVPFSCLVSPLTVSEDKMGLLVDAGLVYVQMGVESGSARMQELYRRKNMNNTRMIKAMRIINSFKDKMAPPSYDFLLDAPEETDADRIESLRLIADIPKPFRLQPFRLILYPGTQLHKEAMDQGLIKDERAEIYRKTYTMREPTYLNLLITLAKGGKMPGPLLKALVSKPVAGTLNSQIMRPFIKWLYILLRGGYHLAKATLG
- a CDS encoding cobalamin B12-binding domain-containing protein, producing the protein MKVLLVQAWLGGAESPVYPIGLASIAATLNGHDVKVFDPNVSARPYEDLKEITQSFAPDVAGVSLRNIDSTNKRVVVFYYERLREMIDVIKSAAPHTKIAVGGAGFSMYAEEIMRDEPRIDYGVYLEGEEVFNRLLDRLAEPEKTASVYYRANGSVAFSGPGVPPSFNRLPAPAMDLVPVESYAPFRDSIGVETKRGCALNCIYCIYGFLNGREYRLKDPSRIVDEIEILVNRHGAQKFTFVDSVFNIPKSHAEAIMREMIKRRVQAKWSAWFNEKGFTREFAELAKEAGCSNFIMSPDGFSNESLKALGKNISRKDILEAYSVLRDMDGVEVSYNFFKNPPGQTLPNFIAMALFCVRAKRAMGRRVHFEFNSIRVEPHTRLHKIALDEGLVSPADSLLKPCYYTNRKTKYIETALNFLLSLKGK